A segment of the Psilocybe cubensis strain MGC-MH-2018 chromosome 5, whole genome shotgun sequence genome:
CCGCGATCACAATTTATCATTTAATACCCATGATAAACCGACAATACCTAAAACATACCATCTCTTCATGACAATCCATTCAACTCTGTACCTAAATTCCAGTGCCTGATAGCCCGAGGATGTCAAATTAAAGGTTTGTAGTCGGGGATCGAATTTCTTTATACTACTTTTCCATCCAAACAGGAACATGGCGGAGACATTACTTGCCCTTCTACTTGTTACCAACTCCGCCAAAGGCTCAAATCTCGTCTTCCGATGGCCCGAATCGCCTCAGTCATCTCCTCGACTCAGCCGCTCGCGCCCGGACCCAAAGCTTTCATTATCTCAACTTGACAACCCATGGAAAGCATCCCATTCACAAGACGCGTTGGAGAGAGCCGAAGTTTTGCCACCCAAAGACTACGCTCACGACCCAGAATATCGTTGGGAACGACCAAACGCCCTCCGAGATAGATCCCTCTCGTATTCGCATGAATCCGGTCGGGCATCTCCTTCACGGGATATGGCATATAGCTTTGACAAAGTTTCATCGCCAGACGAATATGACCATGTGTTGGGATATTCAGGAGAGTTCCTTGCAAATGTACTATGCCCACACAAGGCAATGTGTCACCAGAAGTTTGAACTGGTGGTAGATGATCTTGCATTCATAGGACATCCCGTCTGCGCGGATTCCGATACTCGTTGGTCCTTCAAACCGGAGAAAATCAAGCCTGGTTCTAGAGGGCGCGAGGAGCGGGATCTGGATAGCTCTTCTTCGCCTCATATTGCAGAGAATTCCACCTCACTAAGCCCAGAATTAACTGGTTCTGAGCCGCCATCTTCAGGCAAGGCTCCATGGCTCCATACATTCCATTTAGTGCTGGTACTCGACCTCCCTGATCCTTCCTCGTCCGCGTCCGGAAATTTagcaaaatatttcaacACCCTATACGAACAAATCGCTTTCACTCTTACAGCCGTTTTATACCAAGAACAAGTTTTATCCAATTTTGTAGAAGAAGAGTGCGATGTACTGTTATCCCTTAAAGAGACCTGCATTACAAACGGTGACCGCCCACAGTCATGGTTAACAATTTAAAATTTAATAAATTTTGCCAGGAGAACCATATTCGAAGTATTCCGCCAGTGCTCTCGAAATTTCATCAATCGCCCCCGCCATGAAGACGATATTTGAAGCTATAAAATCTTCCTCTATGGCCTACGTTACTATCAATTACCTTCCCCTCGAGCTCCAACTCCCACCCTATCTTGACAGTCTCTTACATAGCCAAGACGATCAAGACGCAGACAGTATTGATCCCTATGATGATGACCCAACATTGACTTGGGGCGAACACATGAATCTCGGGTGGAAACTGCCTACCATGGCACCATGGAAGACTTTGTTGCTTTTGGATATCGACAATGAAATGGATCCACATCAAATACTTAACGGTCCTCATGGAAATGCGGACGACAAGACATTAGCAGAGGGACTTGTTCGGTTCCTGGAGACTGCGTCTGTAACGTTATCGTATGTGTAGGTTTGTTACCTAGTATTGGGCACAAGCTGACAGTACGCAGTCTCTATGACATGGCAAACCTTTTAGACTGGGATCTGGAATCTCAAGTATATCCCATTGTCCGTTGGCTTGTACTTCATCGAAGGGCCAAGGTTGTGGATGTAGTTCATGCGGGATTAAAAACCGCCTTTGCTCTGTCGCCCAAGTTTGGGTCAACGTAGGATAACAGTTTCTTGTTAAACAAATGCATTGCTCATTATAATTCTAGACTTTCACAGTTATCCACCGAATTCCATGACGCATTTCCACACCCTGCCATCCCTCCTCTGGCTCAAATCCTTGCAACAGTGTCGGCTTCAACATCAAAGCAAACAGACAACCACTTTTTCGCCTCGGTCGTGAAATCAAAGGAGTTGATTCCCATGTACCATGACGTAGTTCTTTGGATGCTGAAGAGAGATATTCTAACTACTCTACACTTACGAATTCGCGTGGTTGCCACCCGGGAATTGAAGCTTCGTGTCAAAGAGGAGAGAGACAGAAAGATAATGCAATCTGGAGGTTCTGTTAAATTCCATAAACGGTCAAAGTCTGGATCGGACAACGGGGATAGCGTCTCTAGAACAAGAAACCCGTCGTTCTTTCTTAGCCCGAGGTCAGCACGCAATTTTGCAAGACGGATTTCGTCGAACGAGTCAGGGAAGAGCGAAATAAGCGAGTTGAACTTTGACATTGACGAACCAATGCATAGGTTggtcgaggaggaggaggccaGTGATTCTGAACAAGATAATTCTGAAGTTGATGACCAAGAGGAATCAGGATGGGATACTACAGAAGATCATCTTTCGCCCAGTATGATAAATGACCCTGGTAAAGCTACGCCAATGCAGCGCCGCTGGCTTTCTGCAATGTCGGACGGTAAAGACCCTGCCATCGCAAAGCGATTCGAACTGTGAGTCTCCTGTGTCTCTGGAAATCCGAACATGTTCTCACACGCAGTGTTGTGCAGTATAAATCAATATTTCGATGGCAAAAAATCGGATGATGAGATTCTATATCGCGCTGAAATATCTAGGAAGCAGCTACGAGAGGTCCTTCATCATTACGAGGACTATGTACGTGCCAGCTATTCATCGATACACTATAATCGTTTGACAATAATTCTTCCTATCTCAGTTGCAGACCTTCTTGCATCCTTCATGAATCTGAGAGATCAAAGATGTATAAAAATGTTGCCTTTTCACATTGTCTCCTGATAAAATCTTAATCCGCGTGGTGCCAACCTAGGAGCTTGGCGGCCTTAGAGCAATCAAACAGCCCTTGAGTACCAGTCAAGGACACTCCTTCTTTGATAGGCACTTGAGGCCAGTATTTCTCCAACAACGATAATGTCTCCACGTCGACCGCTGTAGTTGGTGCAGCTATGAAGAAGCGCTCGTGGCCTGTCCATTTGTCAGATTCCGCAATGGCCAACATGAATGCATTAGCGGCCGAATCTTCTTGGACGTAACCCCACAGGTCCTTTTCTCTTCCGTCGACGACATTGGCCTTTGATTTGCTGGGAACTGACCAATGTAATCGCAAGCTGGCCACTCTCATGCTTTCATATCGACGGGTGATAACGTCTGCTTGCATCTCACAAATACTGAAAAAAATACATTAGAGGCGTATGCATGAAGGAATGTGACATACATTTTAGAAAGTCCGTATGGTTCGTCAGTTTCGCATGGATGGAGTTCGTCGATGGGGAAATAATGAAGCCTGGATTTTTGACAGTACGCCATGCCGATTACGTTGACAGAGGAGGCTTGAGCGACTTTATCAATCCCTAACTCTGCACAAGCACGCAACATGTTCCAAGAAATAACCACATTGCTTGATCATCTATGGCTTCATTTTTTGTTCACTATGCGGTAGTGCAACGACTCACCTATTGTGTGCCTTCACTATGTAATCATCAGGGTTAGGAAAAGCAGCGAGGTGAATGACTGCATCATATCCTGCAAGAAGTTTAAGGACTGTATCATAATTTCGAAGATCGGCCTTCTTGAAGCTGAACATGGTGGGGTCCTTCTTTATCCAATGAGCCTCCTGATGCTCTAGAGACTGGTCGATAACATCGACGCCCAAGACACTGTGTCCCCGCTCCAGGGAGGCTTTAACTACACGTTGCCCTACTCTTCCGTTACAACCTGTAACGACGATTTTCATATTGAGTGGATATGGTGTGGGGAAGCAATCTCAGCTCAGCCGCGGCCATTTATCTATCTTATCTGTATCCATTCTACTGGGCGAGGTTGAGCTTAGTAGAGTGATCAGTACATACTTCAATCAGATGGTACGTAATGCCTGCCTGCAGGAACGAATTAGGGGGTTCTCCGGCGATTTTCACTCCGGCCCGGTACAGGTAAATTGCCAGTATGCTTTCAATACTTTGTCTTCACTCTCTCCTCGATGCATAGAAATAATCAAGCTTTGTCGCGGCCCTGGCTCTTGCCCATCATATGGGGAGTTCAATTGAGCCCTAAGAACTACCCAAAATCTAGATCAGTTCATGTCTGTCGACCCAGATGATGCCAACAGTAAGGAGGGCAGGTGGAACAGACTGGCGGTAATGAAGAGGCCCATGACAGACACTTTCACCAAGATGTGGAAGATAAGAGGACGACAATGACGAAAGCCCATGGATTCTGTTGTTTAGCTAGCTTCGTTTCATCGTCTCTAAACTACATGCAGTACACCTGTGCGATCACCAGAAAATTCGTACCTCATTTGGAGTCGTTCATTTAATGTAAGtgaatttctttctttgcttaTCTCAACATTGTACTAGTTTTGCTATAGTTTTGGTTCCAATATAATTCAAACCACACTGAAGATCCCCTTTTCTAGGTCACTCACGTTTCGGCCAAACGTCAGTTCGACTCCTTGTGTGCTCTTCCGGGAAAAAGTGTGTGCAACTGGAAAGACGAACCGCTTGAAGTCGACCTAACTTCAAATGCTCAAGATGACACAGTCGACGAACTATTGCTGGAGACGCGGAGCGAATCAAAAGCTATCATTGTATCAACTCAAAAGGGGTGCCTCAAGATAAATTAGAAGGCCCCATACAATGCGCTGCGAAGATTATAATGGAGCTCGTGCTGCTTTAAGGAACGGGCGGCTGGCGAGGGTGGGGAAGAACAGTGTCGCGATCGGGGTTCTGGATAGCCCCCTACCCACGGGGAAATGGCAAGAAatcatcagcaacagcaTTACcaaagttgaatttatccCTCGGAGAGCCGATGCTGGATGTATTGAACCATTCACTGGCTGGAAACCTACCTCAATCATCAAGCTAAACGACGAATTCACAGGCAAAAGGCTGAAAACGATTTATGACTGCATGTGCATCCATTACATGCAGATGTTATGCTATCTGGAAGCAACTGCCAAAGCTATGATTTGGAAGCCGGCGGAGAACCTGTCTTACGCTATTTTGTCCACGGAGGCAGCGTCCATGGATTTTCTGTCAGTGTGGGTGAtccgaattttttttgacatggTGCAGGGACGTATAATACGAGACAGGCTGTCACTACAATTCGTCAAGGTGCGTCGTGGCTCATCCTGAAGGAATTCTATGTAAGTTGTCTTTTAGCTTggttcaatttgttgaacGACATAACGATCTTTCAATCAGTTGACTTCATGGGTGGAAACTTGATCTGTCCACCAAATCGTGGGATATTCACACCTGTGCTTCGCTATATGAACTTGCCACAGGATAGTATATGCCGTTAGTTCGATGGCATGG
Coding sequences within it:
- a CDS encoding Nitrogen permease regulator 3-like protein, producing the protein MAETLLALLLVTNSAKGSNLVFRWPESPQSSPRLSRSRPDPKLSLSQLDNPWKASHSQDALERAEVLPPKDYAHDPEYRWERPNALRDRSLSYSHESGRASPSRDMAYSFDKVSSPDEYDHVLGYSGEFLANVLCPHKAMCHQKFELVVDDLAFIGHPVCADSDTRWSFKPEKIKPGSRGREERDLDSSSSPHIAENSTSLSPELTGSEPPSSGKAPWLHTFHLVLVLDLPDPSSSASGNLAKYFNTLYEQIAFTLTAVLYQEQVLSNFVEEECDVLLSLKETCITNGEPYSKYSASALEISSIAPAMKTIFEAIKSSSMAYVTINYLPLELQLPPYLDSLLHSQDDQDADSIDPYDDDPTLTWGEHMNLGWKLPTMAPWKTLLLLDIDNEMDPHQILNGPHGNADDKTLAEGLVRFLETASVTLSLYDMANLLDWDLESQVYPIVRWLVLHRRAKVVDVVHAGLKTAFALSPKFGSTLSQLSTEFHDAFPHPAIPPLAQILATVSASTSKQTDNHFFASVVKSKELIPMYHDVVLWMLKRDILTTLHLRIRVVATRELKLRVKEERDRKIMQSGGSVKFHKRSKSGSDNGDSVSRTRNPSFFLSPRSARNFARRISSNESGKSEISELNFDIDEPMHRLVEEEEASDSEQDNSEVDDQEESGWDTTEDHLSPSMINDPGKATPMQRRWLSAMSDGKDPAIAKRFELINQYFDGKKSDDEILYRAEISRKQLREVLHHYEDYLQTFLHPS
- a CDS encoding dTDP-6-deoxy-L-talose 4-dehydrogenase (NAD(+)); translation: MKIVVTGCNGRVGQRVVKASLERGHSVLGVDVIDQSLEHQEAHWIKKDPTMFSFKKADLRNYDTVLKLLAGYDAVIHLAAFPNPDDYIVKAHNSNVVISWNMLRACAELGIDKVAQASSVNVIGMAYCQKSRLHYFPIDELHPCETDEPYGLSKIICEMQADVITRRYESMRVASLRLHWSVPSKSKANVVDGREKDLWGYVQEDSAANAFMLAIAESDKWTGHERFFIAAPTTAVDVETLSLLEKYWPQVPIKEGVSLTGTQGLFDCSKAAKLLGWHHAD